Genomic segment of Paenibacillus macerans:
GAGCCACACGAGAAGGAACAACGGAACGCTGATGTAGGAAACAATGACGCCGTACCAATCAATGGTTTCGCCCGAGAAGGCGGACAGGTTTTGCCCGAGAATGACGATAAAGCAAAGGATGAAGGCGAATATCGGGCCAAACGGGAACCAGCGCGCTTTATACGGCAGATCGTTCAAGTCGCGGCCTTGGGCCATGTAGGCCCGGCGGAAACGGTAATGGCTAATGGCGATGCCAAGCCAGGTGATGAATCCGCACATGCCTGAAGCGTTCAGCAGCCAGTTGTAGACGACGCCGTCGCCGAACAGCGAAGCCAGGAAAGCCAGCATGCCGACGAGCGTCGTGAGAAGCAGGGCGTTCACCGGGATGCCGCGCCGGTTCAATTTGCCGAGGAATTTCGGCGCCTTGCCGCGCAGGGCCAGGGAATAAAGCACCCGCGAAGAGGCGTACATCCCGGAGTTGCCGGCCGACAGCACGGAAGACAAAATGACCGCGTTCATGACCGAAGCCGCAAAGGCGAGCCCGGCTTTTTCGAACACCAGGGTGAAGGGGCTGACGCCGATGCTTTCCAGACCGCTTTTGAGCAAATTCGGATTCGTATAAGGGATCAGCAAACCGATGACGAGAATAGCTAAAATGTAAAAAAGCAGAATCCGCCAAAAGACCTGCCGGATCGCCCGCGGTACATGCTCGCGCGGGTTGTTGCTTTCCCCGGCGGCCACGCCGACCATCTCCGTGCCTTGGAAGGAGAAGCCGGCGGCCATAAAGACGCCGAGGAAGGCGAAAAATCCGCCGTGGAACGGCCCGTCGCCGATCGTAAAGTTGGAAAATCCGACCGCTTCGCCGCCCATGATTCCGAAGATCATCAGGACGCCGACGACCAGGAAGATGATGACGACGGCGATTTTGATCGTCGCAAACCAGTATTCCGACTCCCCGTAGCCTTTGACCGACAAAATGTTGAGCCCGAGGATCAAGGCGAGGAACAGCACGCTCCACAGGAGCGAAGGACTGTTCGGGAACCAGTATTTGATAATGAGCGTGGCGGCCGACAGTTCGGCCGCGATCGTAATCGCCCAGTTGTACCAGAAATTCCAGCCCATCGCGAAGCCCAGCGAAGGATCGACGAAACGGGAGGCGTAGGTTTCAAAAGAGCCGGAGTCCGGCAGATACGTCGCCAGCTCCCCCAAGCTGGTCATCAGAAAATAGACCATAATGCCGACAGCCGCGTAGGCGAGCAGCGCTCCGCCCGGTCCGGCGGATGCGATCGCGCCGCCCGAGGCCAGGAACAAGCCGGTTCCGATCGAGCCGCCAAGCGCGATCATCGTCATGTGGCGGGCTTTTAAGCCCGGGTTCAGCCGCCCGTCCGTCCCTGTTTTTTTATTGCTCATGAGAAAAACACTCCTTCGGTATCCTAATATTCCCTCGGCGCGGGGCCGAAGATGCATTCAGGTACAGGCCGAGGCTTGGAGCGAGCAAAAAAGGGCCGCGGAAAGGATTCCGCGGCCTGTATATACCGTGTATCCCACCATACCATGAAGATAGCTCAACACGAAGTTCCCCGGGTGACGGGAACCATCGTGACAGTTCTGTCCCTTTCGGCAACAGCCCCAGCCTACAGCCTTAGAAGCCGGCTAATAAGCTTCGGCGACGGCGCCTTTCCATCCGGATTCTCTGGCGGCTTCTAAGCGCCTCCTCCGGTGTACTCATCGCAATCGCGACCTCTACCTCACCGTAATGATGAGGTTATTTATTCACTTTGCACTTGAACACATTTTAATAGTATAAAACAAGGTTGGACGGGCGGGCAATGCCAAAATAATGACAACCTGCCTCGCCGAAGCGAATTTTCGGTGAATTTTTTAATTTCGGGCTTCGCCGCGGTCCCGGTTCGCCATTTGCTGCCAGACGGTACCGGCGGCTTGTTCGCCGGATTCGATCCGTTCCACGGCCATTCTCGCCTGCAGGCCGACTTCGAACTCGGGATCGTCCGCCGCCGCCCGCAGCGCTTCCAGCGCGTCGTCGGTTCCGACCTCGTACAGGAAGCGGGCGGCCCGCCAGCGGACCAGCTTGCTGCTGTCCCGCAGCGCCGCGATCATCGGCCCCGTGGCCGCGGGATCGCCGATGTCGGACAGCGTGTCGCCGGCGGTGCGCCGCACGGCGGCGGAGGAGTCGCGCAGCGCTTCATACAGCAACTCCATTGCCTCCGGCGTCCGCACGTCGCCGAGGTAGACGACGGCGAGCCGGCGGAGCTGCATCTGCGGGTCGCGCAGCGCTTGGGCCAGCAGCGGCAGAGCTTCGGGGCCCGGCTGCTGCAGCGCCTCGAGCGCGGCGTAGCGGATGCGCCAGTCGCTGTCCGCGAACCGCTCGCGGATCTCATCCAGGCTCAGCTCGCGCCGCTGCTCGACGAACTCGGTCTCGCTGCGGCCGTGGGCGATCGCCTGGGCGACGATCCCCGTAAGCCGCTCGGGCGGGTACGCCGCTTCCAGCTCCTGCTCGACCTCGCGGGCGATCTCCGCGAGCTCCCCGTAGCGCACGCCGTAGTCGGTCAGCTTGCGCTCCTTGATCAGCGTGGCGCTGGCCACCTCCGTAACCGCGTTTACGAACCGCTCGGACAAGGAGATACGCTCTTCCTTGCTTCCCGCCTTGACCCGGATTTGCATCGGGATGCCGCGGAAAAACTGCACGAATACCTGTGCTTCCCCGTACGCGGCCGCCTCGTCGCTCTCCGGGCTCCAGGCGGATTCGACGCCTTCCTGGCCGAATTGTTTTTGCACCTCGGACAAGATGGCGGCCCAGTCAGCGCTGCCTTTCCGGTCCAAAGCGACGAAATCGAGGGTATGGAACACGCTTTTCACCCCGGGGATGCCGAGCAGATTGCGGATCCAGGCAGGGGCGGAGCGTTCATTGTCTGGGGTATATGTTTTTCGAATCCCCGGCTCCAGGCTTTCGTCCAAATGCAGCTTCATCGTATTGGGACTGGGAGTCGGTTCGATAAATACAATTTTCATAAAAGTTTCACATCTCCTTTCCCATATATTGTACCTCAACCTTTCCGTTTGCCCAAGCTTTTCGTCCGCCGCTATAGACCATCGCCTTGGCTATCCATCTATATAAGTTGAACTAAAGAAATACGAAAGTGAGGCAAGAGTGGGAAATGATTCTGAAGAAACGGTAGTGGTCGCCTTTGTGAGCGCATTTCTTCCTTGTTGGAATCTATAAAATCAATAGAAATCTGCGAACAATAGCAATCGTAAGAACATTTCACACGGCTGGCCTGATCCGTACAATCAATAGTTCAACTTATATAGGCAAAGGAATAAAAAGGTAGCCTAAGAACACAATAATCTTAGTACATGACATATATTATTGCAGCAACCGGACTTGGCGTATTTGGATTGCCTCCGGGATTGTTTTAGAATGGAAAGAAAGAAATCGGAGAGGAGCACCTGGATCCATGCCGAGAACGCGCTACAACAATCTCGATAATGTAACCACCGACAAAACGTTGAAGCAGTTCAAGCAATGGCGGGAAGAGCGCCGCAGCAAAAAGAAGGACTATTCTTACGTTATTCCCCATTCGCCGCCGGACCTCGATTATTTGCGGCAAAACCGGCGGGACACGACGGTAACCTGGATCGGTCATTCCACTTTTCTCATTCAGTATCTTGGACTTAATATCGTGACCGATCCGGTGTGGGCTTGGCGCATGGGATTGACGCGGCGGCTGACCGCGCCCGGAATCCCGATCGAAGACGTCCCGGACGTCGACGTCATTCTCATTTCGCACTCCCACTACGATCATATGCATGTCGCCTCCATTCGGCGTTTGTACGGGAGCGATACGCAGCTGCTCGTGCCGGCCGGCCTGGGGGCCAAAATGATCCGCAAAGGCTTTCGGCGGACGCGTGAGCTGAGCTGGTGGGAAGACCTGCGGGTAGGAGACGCGAAAATCACGTTTGTGCCGACCCAGCATTGGACCCGGCGCACCCCGTTCGATACGAACACGTCGCATTGGGGCGGCTTCGTCCTGGAGCCGGCGGTGCCCGGACAGGGCGGGCATGAACGGGACGGCCGCGAACAAGGCGGGTACGGACAGGGCGGCCACGAACAGGGCAGGCATGAACGGGACGGCCGCGAACTAGGCGGGCACGAACAAGGCCGGCTGGAACAAGGAGGCCAAAAACCGCAGGTTATTTATTTTGCCGGGGACAGCGGGTATTTCCGCGGTTTCCGGGAAATCGGCGAGCGGTTCAATATCGACGTGGCGCTGCTGCCGATCGGGGCGTACGAGCCTGAATGGTTTATGACGAGCCAGCACACCACGCCGGAAGAGGCGCTGCAGGCTTTCGTCGACGTCAAAGGCAAGCTGATGATCCCGATGCATTACGGCACGTTTCGCTTGGCCGACGATACGGCGCGGGAAGCGCTCGACCGCCTGGAAGCGGACCGCAAACGCCGCGGCATACCTGCCGAGACGGTACGGATTCTGCACCACGGGGAAACGTTCCGGTTGCCGGAGCGGGAGTCGTGAGGGAAAGAAGTTCACGTTTTTGTGGTCTAAAATAAAACCCACCGACCAAGGCGAAGGGCCTGCGGCGGGTTTCTATTTATCCTGGGGCATGGGCGGCGTGCGGAAATAGCGGCACAAAATGACGTTATTTTCCCTGGGTAAGGGGTTCGGCACAAATAAGGGATTTTTTTGCCGTTATTTTTGGAAAGTGAGAGCTTAGAAGGGTACTTTTCCAAGATTGGTGAAAAATAGGTACCAAAAGTGTCGCTATTTCTCTGATGAGGGGCAAAATATGCAAAATAGCGACCAAAATTGCCGTTATCTCCGAGTGGCCCCCGCAGGCCAACCATCTGTAGCTCGGCTTCCCGCAGCACGGCTCTCCATAGTTGGCTCCCCGGGCGGCTCCCCGGACTGGCTCCCCGGACTGGCTCCCCGGACTGGCCCTCCGGTTTGCCCCTCCGGTTTGCCCCTCCGGATTAACTCTCTGGTTCCGCTGTTGCTCTCCCGCTGCCCCCGTCGCAGTTTTCGCCGCTCCCCCCGCACTACCAAGGTTCGGCGAATAGCAACGGTCTTTGCCCCCGCACTACCAAGGTTCGGCGAGTAACAGCGGCGCTTTGCCCTGCACTACCAAGGGTTCGGCGAGTAGCGGTGGCGCCTTGCCCACGCACTACCAAGGTTCTCCGGGGTAGCAGCGGCACCTTGTCCTCGCACTTTCGCGAGTTACCGCGTGTCCCCGCATCCGCTTCTTACCACGGCGTCCCGGCCTTCGCCGCTTAACGCCGCGCCTCGGCGAACCGCTGCGCGAGCTCGCGGTAATTCAGCCCGGCAGTGCCGGGCAGCACGACGTCCGCTTTCGGGAACTGCGAGCCGCTGCCGATCGCTACCGCGAACATGCCGGCCGCCTTGATCGCGTCGATGCCGGAGACGGCGTCCTCGATGCCGATGCAGGCGCCGGGCTCCACGCCCAAGGAAGCGGCCGCGGTCAGGAAAATTTCCGGATCCGGCTTGTTGTTTTTCAGCTTGGTCACGTCTACGACAGTGTCGAAGCGGCCTGAGGCACCGAGGCTGCGCAGCACCGCCGGCGCGTTTTTGCTAGCCGAAGCAATCCCCGTCTTGATTCCGGCTTCCCGCAATTCGCTCAAAAACCGGTCGATTCCCGGCAGCAGGTCGGCGGGCGTAATGCTGCCGATCAGTTCGACGTACAGCTTGTTTTTGCGGTCGGCCAGCTCGTTCATTTCCGCTTCACTGTAGTCCGCAGGCGGATTCGCTTGCCCCAGCAGAAGCTTTAGGGAATCGATCCGGGACACGCCTTTGAGATTTTCGTTAAACTCGCGCGTAAACGGGATGTTCAATTCCTCCGCGATTGCCTTCCAGGCTTGATAGTGGTATTCCGCGGTATCCGTAATGACGCCGTCCAGATCAAAAATGACCGCCTTCAAAACTTGATCCATTTGCACAAAACTCCTTCTGCTTGATCCAACCGCATAAAACTCCTTCGGTTTTGATTCCTCATTGATGATTCTGACTTGATCCCTTGTGTTGAAGGGGCAATTCAATCTCTATGCATTAAATTATTTATCTTTATGCAATCTGCTTTCAGCAGTTAGCCCTGCAACTCCCGGGTAAGCGCGGCGCCCGGCTGCAGCGTCACGTCTTCTTCGTACAGCTTAAGTCCGATCGCTTCGCCTTCGGCTAGTTCCAGAACGACGCTCTTTTGGCCGATGCGCACGTCGATCAGGCGGCTGCGGAACGTCAGGCGAAAGGCATATTGCTCCCAGTCCTGCGGAATGGCCGGGGCCAGCGAAAGGCCGGATTCCTTGAGGCGCATGCCGGCAAAGCCGTACACGATGGACATCCACGTTCCGCCCATGTTGGCCAGGTGCAGACCGTCCTTCGTATTGCCGTGCGTATTGTCGAGATCGAGCCGCGCGGTTTCGATAAAGTACTCGTACGCTTTTTCCATATTGCCGATTTTGGAGGCCATGATGCTGAAAATGCAGGAGGACAAGGACGAATCATGGGTCGTAATTTTTTCATAGTAATCGTAAGAACGGCGGATCGTTTCATAATCCTGCTCATCCTCCAGCAAAAAGTGCGCGAGCACGGTATCCGCTTGCTTGCACACCTGATAACGGTATATCGTCAGCGGGTGGTAGTGCAGCAGCAGCGGATAGTTTTCCTTTGGCGTGTTTTCGAAATCCCACACGGCTTTGCGCAGAAACGTGTCGTCCTGTGGGTTAATGCCTAGGCTGGCGTCGTACGGCAGCAGCATCGCGGCGGCGGCTTTGTCCCAAGCGGCGATTTCCGTCTCCGTTACCCCAAGGCGTTCGCAAAGCCCGCGGTAGGCGGCAGGATCGTAGTCCTGCAAAATGGCGCAGCTTTTGGCGGCCCATTTTAAATTGTGCTTGGCCATGACGTTCGTGTAATAGTTGTTGTTGACGCAGCATGTGTACTCGTCCGGCCCGGTCACCTCATCAATATGAAAAGCGCCCTGATAATAATGGCCGATGCCGGCCCACAAGCGGGCGGTTTCGATCAGCATCTCGGCTCCATAGTTCAGCAGAAAATCTTTATCCTGCGCGGCGAGATAATATTGAATGTAGCTGTAGGCGATATCCGCGCTGATATGGTACTGCGCCGTGCCCGACGGGAAAAAGGAGGAGCACTCCGTTCCCGCAATGGTGCGCCAAGGGAACAAGGCTCCCTGCTTATGCCCCATTTGGCGCGCTCTCGCTCTGGCGTCGTCCAGCTTGGAGTAGCGGTAGAGCAAGAGCTGGCGGGCGATGTCCGGCCGGGTCAGCAAAAACACCGGGAACATGTAGATTTCCGTATCCCAGAAGTAGTGTCCTTCGTAACCTTCCCCGCTCAGGCCTTTGGCGGAAATGTTGCTGTGTTCGTCGCGGCCGGCCGATTGCAGCAGCTGGTACAGGTTGAAACGGATGCCTTCCTGCAGCTTGTCGTCGTTTTGAATCATGCAGTCGGCCGATTTCCAGTAGCTGCTCATATATTCCGCCTGCTCGGCCAGCAGGTCTTCAAAGGACAGACCCGACAGCGGCTCGTGCAGCTCCAGCGCCCGCCCCAGGAAGCCGTCGCCGTGGCGCAAATTGTCGGTATATACGTTGTATTTCGTAAAATGCACCGGCCCGGTCAGGGACAAAACGGCCGTGTACGTCACTTCGCCGCTGTTCTCGCCGCTGCCGGCTTCAAGCGTGACGGAGGCTTCGCCGTCCAGCAGATGGCGCGTAACGCAGGCGGCTTTCATTTTGGACACCATCGTTTCATCGACGACGTAACCATATTGGCCTTGAACTCCGGCATCCGCGATCGTCATCCGCTTGGCATGGCCGGCGCCGACCCGGGGATCGTTCGGGTTGGTGTAATTTTCGACCTTGCCGTTTACGATGGACACGATTTTCAAGTTGCCGGTGAAGTTGACGGGCTCGATAGAAATATCAATCGCAAACAATTCGCGGCGCGTGAAAGACACCAGCCGCCGGAACGTCAATTTGACCTCTTTTCCCTGCGGGGATTTCCATTGTACGATCCGCTCCGAATACCCTTTGTCCATGTGCAGGGTCCGTTCGTATCCGGTAATCGTTCCATGATCGAGCCGGAACGGAGCAGCGTCGCCGTCGAAATAAAGCAGCACCGTTTGCGCGTCGATGTTGTTCACCAGCTTTTGCTGCGTGTCCGGAAAGGCAAACAGTTTTTCGCCGTAAGGAATTTCGATCACATCGTGAAAAGCGTTTAAATAAGTGCCGCGAATGCTGGCCATTTCCGGGCCGTACGTTTCCTCAAAATTGCCCCGCACGCCCAAATATCCGTTGCCCAGCGCAAAAACGCTTTCCAAATTGAGCAGTTCGGACTGTGTTAAGGCGGAATTGGCGATTTTCCAGGTCATGGGTTATGCTCCTCTCAGGAAGTGTTATGGTTGAATTTTAGAATCTAAAAAGGTAATGTTATACTAAATATTTTGGATTTTTATCAATATTTTTAGGTGGAGGGAGGATTATGAAGCGAATGCGGTACCTGCGGGAAAATTTCGTGCATCCCCCCGTCGATTATGAGGAAGAGCTGCTGGAAGCGATCCGGACGGGCAACGAACAGGGCGCAAAGCAAGCGCTGGCCAAAATCAACGAACTGGAGGGCGCCGTGCTGGCCGCTTATCCGCTCCGTTCGAAAAAAAATGCGCTGATCGCTTCGTGCACGCTGTTCACCCGCGCGATCATCAAAGGCGGCGTCGATCCGGAAATCGCCTTCCACCTTAGCGACAAAATCATTTTGGACATTGAAAAAATCGGGGACGTAGACCGTGCCGTTCAGTTTGAATACGAGATGCTGGTGCAATTCGTGTCGGTGGTTCGCCGGGAACAGGAAGAACTGCCTTATTCCCACCTGGTCAACCTGGCGATTTACTATATCCGGCAAAATATCTTTGAGGATCTAGCGCTGCCCCAAATCGCGGCCCATTTAAACGTACACCCCAGCTATTTGTCGGACCGCTTCGGGCGCGAGACCGGCATGTCCCTGACCCATTACGTCAACAGCCGGAAGATCGAGGAGTCGAAGCATATGCTGCTCTATACGAACCGCCCGATCTCGGAAATCGCCTTTACATTCAAATTTTGCAGCCAAAGTTATTATACGCAGCTGTTCAAAAAATTTACGGGAGTCACTCCCAGGCAGTTCAGGACAAGCCGGGCCGGGGCCGGGTTATCCGAGCAGGGGTGAAAGGCAAAGCCCATGGTTATACTTTCAAAATAAACCTAATGTGATGATGGGGGATGGTTATGGAATATCGCGTCATTAAAGAAGGAGATCTGTTTCTGCTGACGGATTTAAGCGGCGACATCGCCCCCGGCAATGAACAGGGGCACGGCTTGTATTCGCAGGATACGCGCTTTTTGAGCCGTATGGAGCTGCGCATTGACGGAGAAAAGCCGGCGGTGCTGTCGTCCGCCGGGGACAAAAGCTATGTGGCCAACTTCCGGCTGATGAAGGACGTTAAGGATGAAGGGGCTATTGAGGTTAAACGCGACTGCTTTATCTATGACGGCATTTTATATGTTCGTATTGCGATTACGAATTATTTTGTGCATGACAGCCGGTTCGGTCTGTCCGTCGCCTTTGGCGCTGATTTCCAGGACATGTTCCTGGTGCGGAAATACCGTGGCGGGGAAGTCGGCTTTATGGAGGAGCCGGTCATCGGCGATGGGGAAATCATGCTTGGTTACGTCGGCGCCGACCGGGAACGGAGACAAGCCCGGATTACCTGGGACGCGCAGGGCGGAGCGGTTCATCGGGATGGGACGGTATCGTTTCCCCTATCCCTTAAGCCGAAAGAGGAACGCGAAATCACGTTTTTTATTGCGCCGGTGTCCAAGCGGCATCCTGAGGGCAAGTTGCTCGGCTTTGAGGAAGGGCTGCGGAAGCTGGAGCAATCTTACGAGCGGTGGTATGAAGACAACGCCCGCGTGGAATCGGATTTCCCGGTATTTAACGGCCTGTACCAGCGGGGCTTGCAGGATTTGCGCATGCTGACGGCCGATATCGGCTTCGGCGAAACGACCGTGGCCGGACTGCCGTGGTTTGCCGTTCCGTTTGGCCGGGACAGCCTGATCACTTCGCTGTTTATGCTCCCGGCGAACCCGCGCCATGCATCCGGGACGCTGCGCACGCTGGCGGCTTACCAAGGGGAGAAAAGCGATCCTTGGCGCGACGAGCAGCCCGGCAAAATCATGCACGAGATCCGCTTTGGGGAACTGGTCACGACGAAGCAATCGCCGTTTTCGCCTTATTACGGGACGATCGACTCCACGCCGCTGTTCCTGGTCCTGATCGGCGAATATTACCGCTGGACGGGCGACCTTTCGCTAGTCAAGGAGCTCAGACCGAACATCCTGCGCGCCCTGGAATATATCGACGCGTCGCTGCAAGCGGGCTCCGGTTTTATGGCGTACAAGCAGGAGGCGGAAAAAGGCTTCCCGAACCAAGGGTGGAAGGATTCGGCCAACTCCGTCATCCACGAGAACGGAACGTACGCGGCATCGCCGATCGCTTTAGCGGAGGTGCAGGGCTACGTCTACCAGGCGAAGCGGTCGCTCGCTCCCTTGTTCGAGCTGATGGGCGAGCCGGAGGCGGCCCGCAGGCTGGCCGAGGAAGCCGAGGCGTTAAAGGAGCGGTTCGAGTCGGCCTTCTGGATGGATGACGAGCAAAGCTACGCGATCGCTCTTGATAAAGAGCTGCGGCAGGTGCGCAGCGTGACTTCGAACCCGGGGCATTTGTTTATGAGCGGTTTGCCGGACGGCTCCCGGGCCAAGGC
This window contains:
- a CDS encoding amino acid permease translates to MSNKKTGTDGRLNPGLKARHMTMIALGGSIGTGLFLASGGAIASAGPGGALLAYAAVGIMVYFLMTSLGELATYLPDSGSFETYASRFVDPSLGFAMGWNFWYNWAITIAAELSAATLIIKYWFPNSPSLLWSVLFLALILGLNILSVKGYGESEYWFATIKIAVVIIFLVVGVLMIFGIMGGEAVGFSNFTIGDGPFHGGFFAFLGVFMAAGFSFQGTEMVGVAAGESNNPREHVPRAIRQVFWRILLFYILAILVIGLLIPYTNPNLLKSGLESIGVSPFTLVFEKAGLAFAASVMNAVILSSVLSAGNSGMYASSRVLYSLALRGKAPKFLGKLNRRGIPVNALLLTTLVGMLAFLASLFGDGVVYNWLLNASGMCGFITWLGIAISHYRFRRAYMAQGRDLNDLPYKARWFPFGPIFAFILCFIVILGQNLSAFSGETIDWYGVIVSYISVPLFLLVWLGYKWTKKSKLIPLDKCDLEVPDQR
- a CDS encoding virulence factor; its protein translation is MKIVFIEPTPSPNTMKLHLDESLEPGIRKTYTPDNERSAPAWIRNLLGIPGVKSVFHTLDFVALDRKGSADWAAILSEVQKQFGQEGVESAWSPESDEAAAYGEAQVFVQFFRGIPMQIRVKAGSKEERISLSERFVNAVTEVASATLIKERKLTDYGVRYGELAEIAREVEQELEAAYPPERLTGIVAQAIAHGRSETEFVEQRRELSLDEIRERFADSDWRIRYAALEALQQPGPEALPLLAQALRDPQMQLRRLAVVYLGDVRTPEAMELLYEALRDSSAAVRRTAGDTLSDIGDPAATGPMIAALRDSSKLVRWRAARFLYEVGTDDALEALRAAADDPEFEVGLQARMAVERIESGEQAAGTVWQQMANRDRGEARN
- a CDS encoding MBL fold metallo-hydrolase, producing MPRTRYNNLDNVTTDKTLKQFKQWREERRSKKKDYSYVIPHSPPDLDYLRQNRRDTTVTWIGHSTFLIQYLGLNIVTDPVWAWRMGLTRRLTAPGIPIEDVPDVDVILISHSHYDHMHVASIRRLYGSDTQLLVPAGLGAKMIRKGFRRTRELSWWEDLRVGDAKITFVPTQHWTRRTPFDTNTSHWGGFVLEPAVPGQGGHERDGREQGGYGQGGHEQGRHERDGRELGGHEQGRLEQGGQKPQVIYFAGDSGYFRGFREIGERFNIDVALLPIGAYEPEWFMTSQHTTPEEALQAFVDVKGKLMIPMHYGTFRLADDTAREALDRLEADRKRRGIPAETVRILHHGETFRLPERES
- the pgmB gene encoding beta-phosphoglucomutase, encoding MDQVLKAVIFDLDGVITDTAEYHYQAWKAIAEELNIPFTREFNENLKGVSRIDSLKLLLGQANPPADYSEAEMNELADRKNKLYVELIGSITPADLLPGIDRFLSELREAGIKTGIASASKNAPAVLRSLGASGRFDTVVDVTKLKNNKPDPEIFLTAAASLGVEPGACIGIEDAVSGIDAIKAAGMFAVAIGSGSQFPKADVVLPGTAGLNYRELAQRFAEARR
- a CDS encoding glycoside hydrolase family 65 protein; this translates as MTWKIANSALTQSELLNLESVFALGNGYLGVRGNFEETYGPEMASIRGTYLNAFHDVIEIPYGEKLFAFPDTQQKLVNNIDAQTVLLYFDGDAAPFRLDHGTITGYERTLHMDKGYSERIVQWKSPQGKEVKLTFRRLVSFTRRELFAIDISIEPVNFTGNLKIVSIVNGKVENYTNPNDPRVGAGHAKRMTIADAGVQGQYGYVVDETMVSKMKAACVTRHLLDGEASVTLEAGSGENSGEVTYTAVLSLTGPVHFTKYNVYTDNLRHGDGFLGRALELHEPLSGLSFEDLLAEQAEYMSSYWKSADCMIQNDDKLQEGIRFNLYQLLQSAGRDEHSNISAKGLSGEGYEGHYFWDTEIYMFPVFLLTRPDIARQLLLYRYSKLDDARARARQMGHKQGALFPWRTIAGTECSSFFPSGTAQYHISADIAYSYIQYYLAAQDKDFLLNYGAEMLIETARLWAGIGHYYQGAFHIDEVTGPDEYTCCVNNNYYTNVMAKHNLKWAAKSCAILQDYDPAAYRGLCERLGVTETEIAAWDKAAAAMLLPYDASLGINPQDDTFLRKAVWDFENTPKENYPLLLHYHPLTIYRYQVCKQADTVLAHFLLEDEQDYETIRRSYDYYEKITTHDSSLSSCIFSIMASKIGNMEKAYEYFIETARLDLDNTHGNTKDGLHLANMGGTWMSIVYGFAGMRLKESGLSLAPAIPQDWEQYAFRLTFRSRLIDVRIGQKSVVLELAEGEAIGLKLYEEDVTLQPGAALTRELQG
- a CDS encoding helix-turn-helix domain-containing protein — its product is MRYLRENFVHPPVDYEEELLEAIRTGNEQGAKQALAKINELEGAVLAAYPLRSKKNALIASCTLFTRAIIKGGVDPEIAFHLSDKIILDIEKIGDVDRAVQFEYEMLVQFVSVVRREQEELPYSHLVNLAIYYIRQNIFEDLALPQIAAHLNVHPSYLSDRFGRETGMSLTHYVNSRKIEESKHMLLYTNRPISEIAFTFKFCSQSYYTQLFKKFTGVTPRQFRTSRAGAGLSEQG
- a CDS encoding glycogen debranching N-terminal domain-containing protein, with the translated sequence MEYRVIKEGDLFLLTDLSGDIAPGNEQGHGLYSQDTRFLSRMELRIDGEKPAVLSSAGDKSYVANFRLMKDVKDEGAIEVKRDCFIYDGILYVRIAITNYFVHDSRFGLSVAFGADFQDMFLVRKYRGGEVGFMEEPVIGDGEIMLGYVGADRERRQARITWDAQGGAVHRDGTVSFPLSLKPKEEREITFFIAPVSKRHPEGKLLGFEEGLRKLEQSYERWYEDNARVESDFPVFNGLYQRGLQDLRMLTADIGFGETTVAGLPWFAVPFGRDSLITSLFMLPANPRHASGTLRTLAAYQGEKSDPWRDEQPGKIMHEIRFGELVTTKQSPFSPYYGTIDSTPLFLVLIGEYYRWTGDLSLVKELRPNILRALEYIDASLQAGSGFMAYKQEAEKGFPNQGWKDSANSVIHENGTYAASPIALAEVQGYVYQAKRSLAPLFELMGEPEAARRLAEEAEALKERFESAFWMDDEQSYAIALDKELRQVRSVTSNPGHLFMSGLPDGSRAKAQAERLLRRDMYNGYGIRTMSTDAAGYYPMSYHNGSVWPHDNAMILLGLGKMGFKAQAQQVIEGLLKASRYFEYQRFPELFCGHDSELGYPVPYPTTCSPQAWAAGTSLAFLQVMLGLYPDALRKEIRLSPFLPDGMNTLRVRRISIGNGHLSVNVSRNEDGVTFRTEIAENTTGFAVAGL